In a genomic window of Streptomyces koelreuteriae:
- a CDS encoding ATP-binding cassette domain-containing protein yields the protein MNQTPVTATDEGIQVLGARENNLKDVSLVIPKNRISVFVGVSGSGKSSLVFDTVAVEAQRQLNATFPWNIRHDLPKFERPHVDAVTRLTTPVVVDQRPLGGNARSTVGTVTDVYTVMRVLFANHGNDGLGQTWLYSFNDPKGMCPECEGLGRARRPSPELMTDPGKSIAEGAILLPGYTVGSANWQFYANYEHLDAEKKLADYTDDEMHTLLHGSTGTSEVTYPNGNVLALRYEGLVDSFVRRHLKRDTGGMSKAARDKAAEFFTDGVCPTCEGARLNQKALATRIDGHNISDWAQMQVSDLIGVVATLKERLDTPLVTTIIETLEQIQAIGLGYLTLDRSTTSLSGGEGQRLKLVNHLGSELTGLTYIFDEPSVGLHPRDVSRLNDLLRALRDKGNTVLVVEHDPDVMAVADHVVEIGPRAGVHGGTIVFEGAYDELRTSDTLTGQGLRRTGGIKENPRPWGRTLPIRNATANNLKNVSTEIPCGVLTAVTGVAGAGKSSLIAHAFRDQYPGSVFVDQSPIPRSSRSTPASYLKLMDPIRKLFAKASGEDASLFSFNSKGACEECEGRGLLITEVAYMDPVTTHCEVCEGRRFKESVLQHRVRGKNIADVLAMSAEEAGEFFLSGPLRAKTKALIETGIGYLGLGQSLATLSGGERQRLKLADRLSGSGTVYILDEPTTGLHLSDIDNLVGLLNRIVDRGNTVIVIEHDLAVISQADWVIDLGPEGGNTGGEIVFTGTPAELAKAAHSHTGQHLSLYLEQ from the coding sequence GTGAACCAGACGCCGGTTACCGCAACCGACGAGGGCATCCAGGTCTTAGGTGCCCGAGAGAACAACCTGAAGGACGTCTCCCTCGTCATCCCCAAGAACCGGATCTCGGTCTTCGTCGGCGTCTCCGGCTCCGGAAAGTCCTCCCTGGTCTTCGACACCGTCGCCGTGGAGGCCCAGCGGCAGCTCAACGCCACCTTCCCCTGGAACATCCGGCACGACCTGCCCAAGTTCGAACGCCCCCACGTCGACGCCGTCACCCGGCTGACCACCCCGGTCGTCGTCGACCAGCGCCCCCTCGGCGGCAACGCCCGCTCCACCGTCGGCACCGTCACCGACGTCTACACCGTGATGCGCGTCCTCTTCGCCAACCACGGCAACGACGGACTCGGCCAGACCTGGCTCTACTCCTTCAACGACCCCAAGGGCATGTGCCCCGAGTGCGAGGGCCTCGGCCGCGCCCGCCGCCCCAGCCCCGAGCTGATGACCGACCCCGGCAAGTCCATCGCCGAGGGCGCCATCCTCCTGCCCGGCTACACCGTCGGCAGCGCCAACTGGCAGTTCTACGCCAACTACGAGCACCTGGACGCCGAGAAGAAGCTCGCGGACTACACCGACGACGAGATGCACACCCTGCTGCACGGCAGCACCGGCACGTCCGAGGTGACCTACCCCAACGGCAATGTGCTGGCCCTGCGCTACGAGGGCCTGGTGGACAGCTTCGTCCGCCGCCACCTCAAGCGGGACACCGGCGGCATGAGCAAGGCCGCCCGCGACAAGGCCGCCGAGTTCTTCACCGACGGCGTCTGCCCCACCTGCGAGGGCGCCCGCCTCAACCAGAAGGCACTCGCCACCCGCATCGACGGCCACAACATCTCCGACTGGGCGCAGATGCAGGTCAGCGACCTCATCGGCGTCGTGGCCACGCTGAAGGAGCGGCTCGACACCCCCCTCGTCACCACCATCATCGAGACGCTGGAGCAGATCCAGGCCATCGGCCTCGGCTACCTCACCCTCGACCGGTCCACCACCTCGCTCTCCGGCGGCGAGGGCCAGCGCCTCAAGCTCGTCAACCACCTCGGCAGCGAACTGACCGGCCTGACCTACATCTTCGACGAGCCCAGCGTCGGCCTGCACCCCCGCGACGTCAGCCGGCTCAACGACCTGCTGCGCGCCCTGCGCGACAAGGGCAACACGGTCCTCGTCGTGGAGCACGACCCCGACGTCATGGCCGTCGCCGACCACGTCGTCGAGATCGGGCCGCGGGCCGGTGTGCACGGCGGCACGATCGTCTTCGAAGGCGCCTACGACGAACTCCGCACCAGCGACACGCTGACCGGGCAGGGCCTGCGGCGCACCGGCGGCATCAAGGAGAACCCCCGCCCCTGGGGCCGGACCCTGCCGATCAGGAATGCCACGGCCAACAACCTGAAGAACGTCTCCACCGAGATCCCCTGCGGTGTCCTCACCGCCGTCACCGGAGTGGCGGGCGCGGGCAAGAGCTCCCTGATCGCCCACGCCTTCCGCGACCAGTACCCGGGGTCCGTCTTCGTCGACCAGTCGCCCATCCCGCGCTCCTCGCGGTCCACCCCGGCGAGCTACCTCAAGCTGATGGACCCGATCCGCAAGCTCTTCGCCAAGGCCAGCGGCGAGGACGCCTCCCTCTTCAGCTTCAACTCCAAGGGCGCCTGCGAGGAGTGCGAGGGCCGCGGCCTGCTCATCACCGAGGTCGCCTACATGGACCCGGTCACCACGCACTGCGAGGTCTGCGAGGGCCGCCGCTTCAAGGAGTCGGTGCTCCAGCACCGGGTGCGCGGCAAGAACATCGCGGACGTCCTGGCCATGTCCGCCGAGGAGGCCGGGGAGTTCTTCCTCTCGGGCCCGCTGCGCGCCAAGACCAAGGCCCTGATCGAGACCGGCATCGGCTACCTCGGCCTCGGCCAGTCGCTGGCCACGCTGTCCGGCGGTGAACGCCAGCGGCTCAAGCTCGCCGACCGGCTCTCCGGCTCGGGCACGGTCTACATCCTCGACGAGCCCACCACCGGCCTGCACCTGTCCGACATCGACAACCTCGTCGGCCTGCTGAACCGGATCGTCGACCGGGGCAACACCGTCATCGTCATCGAGCACGACCTGGCCGTGATCTCCCAGGCCGACTGGGTCATCGACCTCGGGCCCGAGGGCGGCAACACCGGCGGCGAGATCGTCTTCACGGGCACGCCCGCCGAACTGGCGAAGGCGGCGCACTCGCACACCGGACAGCACCTGAGCCTGTACCTGGAGCAGTAG
- a CDS encoding ABC transporter permease, translating into MTAIIAPELPRNPLAKLGWVLADSWTLTLRGLSHWARNPTQILAGLAFPILMVLLFGGIFGSGMQVEGGGDYMDFLMPGMFVMSMAFGIGETMAGVTADASKGVTDRFRSMPMSAASVVIGQSIVNMLYSTVVLMILMGCGVIAGWSWSDGFAQALGAFALLLLLRFALLWVGIYLGLIIKTPEAASAVYTLLFPLGIVANTFASPEMMPGWLATIAEWNPLSSTAHATRELFGNPGVGGTSWIAEHAMLMSFVWPLAIFAVFFPLAVRKYRSLSR; encoded by the coding sequence ATGACCGCGATCATCGCGCCCGAACTGCCCAGGAACCCGCTGGCCAAACTGGGCTGGGTCCTCGCGGACTCCTGGACGCTCACGCTCCGCGGACTGTCCCACTGGGCCCGCAACCCCACCCAGATCCTCGCCGGCCTCGCCTTCCCGATCCTCATGGTGCTGCTCTTCGGCGGCATCTTCGGCAGCGGGATGCAGGTCGAGGGCGGCGGGGACTACATGGACTTCCTGATGCCCGGCATGTTCGTCATGTCGATGGCCTTCGGCATCGGCGAGACCATGGCCGGCGTCACCGCCGACGCCTCCAAGGGCGTCACCGACCGGTTCCGCTCCATGCCCATGTCGGCCGCCTCGGTCGTCATCGGGCAGAGCATCGTCAACATGCTCTACAGCACCGTCGTCCTGATGATCCTCATGGGCTGCGGGGTCATCGCCGGCTGGAGCTGGAGCGACGGCTTCGCCCAGGCGCTCGGCGCCTTCGCGCTCCTGCTCCTGCTCCGCTTCGCCCTGCTGTGGGTCGGCATCTACCTCGGCCTGATCATCAAGACCCCGGAGGCGGCCTCCGCCGTCTACACCCTGCTCTTCCCGCTCGGCATCGTCGCCAACACCTTCGCCTCCCCGGAGATGATGCCGGGCTGGCTGGCGACCATCGCCGAGTGGAACCCTCTCTCCTCCACCGCCCACGCCACCCGAGAACTGTTCGGCAACCCCGGAGTCGGAGGGACCTCCTGGATCGCCGAACACGCCATGCTCATGTCCTTCGTCTGGCCACTCGCGATCTTCGCGGTCTTCTTCCCCCTGGCCGTCCGCAAGTACCGGTCCCTGAGCCGGTGA
- the rfbB gene encoding dTDP-glucose 4,6-dehydratase: MNILVTGAAGFIGSHFVRTLLSGGYPGHEDDRVTVVDKLTYAGTLNNLPPHDPRLTFVHGDICDAPLLDKVFPGHDAVVHFAAESHVDRSVTGAEAFVRTNVLGTQALLEAALRHGTGVFVQVSTDETYGSIAEGRWTEDEPLLPNSPYAASKASADLIARSYWRTHGLDVRITRCANNYGPGQHPEKLVPLFVTRLLDGQPVPLYGDGSNLREWLHVDDHCRAVRLVLDAGRPGEIYNIGGGTHLTNKEMTGRLLALCGRDWDLVQRVADRKGHDFRYAVDDSKIRRELGYAPRWSLDDALRGTVEWYAAHRDHWDAPEEGADGGHTRGY; encoded by the coding sequence GTGAACATCCTGGTGACCGGTGCGGCCGGTTTCATCGGCTCGCACTTCGTCAGAACACTGCTGAGCGGCGGTTACCCGGGGCACGAGGACGACCGGGTGACCGTCGTGGACAAGCTCACCTACGCGGGGACGCTGAACAACCTGCCCCCGCACGACCCGCGGCTGACCTTCGTGCACGGCGACATCTGCGACGCCCCGCTGCTGGACAAGGTGTTCCCGGGCCATGACGCGGTGGTGCACTTCGCCGCGGAGTCGCACGTGGACCGTTCGGTGACGGGCGCCGAGGCCTTCGTCCGCACCAACGTGCTCGGCACACAGGCCCTGCTCGAAGCGGCGCTGCGGCACGGGACGGGCGTCTTCGTCCAGGTCTCCACGGACGAGACGTACGGCTCCATCGCCGAGGGACGCTGGACGGAGGACGAGCCGCTGCTGCCCAACTCCCCGTACGCGGCGTCCAAGGCCTCGGCCGATCTGATCGCCCGGTCGTACTGGCGCACCCACGGCCTCGATGTGCGCATCACCCGGTGCGCCAACAACTACGGCCCCGGCCAGCACCCCGAGAAACTGGTCCCGCTGTTCGTCACCCGGCTCCTCGACGGGCAGCCGGTCCCGCTCTACGGGGACGGCTCCAACCTGCGGGAATGGCTGCACGTCGACGACCACTGCCGGGCGGTGCGGCTGGTGCTGGACGCGGGCCGGCCGGGGGAGATCTACAACATCGGCGGCGGCACCCATCTGACCAACAAGGAGATGACCGGCCGTCTCCTCGCGCTCTGCGGGCGCGACTGGGACCTGGTGCAGCGGGTCGCGGACCGCAAGGGGCACGACTTCCGCTACGCGGTGGACGACTCCAAGATCCGCCGCGAACTCGGCTACGCGCCGCGCTGGTCGCTGGACGACGCACTGCGCGGGACGGTCGAGTGGTACGCCGCCCACCGCGACCACTGGGACGCCCCGGAGGAGGGCGCCGACGGGGGGCACACGAGGGGGTACTAA
- a CDS encoding activator-dependent family glycosyltransferase, which yields MRVLLTAFAQDAHLNGVVPLAWALRTAGHEVRVAGQPAAVESITRAGLTAVPVGENHRMDAVIPTVGPGMLMHHLDRDYLENRPERLSLDFLRASNAMLTATFYAQINNDSMIDALVDYARFWQPDLVLWEPFTFAGAIAAKATGAAHARLLAFPDLFANTHLTLRRRQADLPAELRDDPLEEWLAYTLDRHGAAFDPDVVTGQWSVDQMPAGVRMELGLPTVPTRYVPYNGPGPAVVPDWLRRPPERRRVCLTLGLTIRDTEFPNAVDVNDVFASLADLDVEVVATLGEKELAQVSRVPDNTRVVDHVALLGLLPTCSAIVHHGGAGTWATAAAYGVPQVALGWMWDAIYRAQRVEELGAGLHLHSDGLTVDILRDKLVRVLDDPAFTEGARRLRLAMLSAPSPNEVVPTLEKLTARHRAPVAAR from the coding sequence GTGCGTGTACTGCTGACAGCCTTCGCACAGGACGCCCATCTCAACGGCGTCGTCCCGCTCGCCTGGGCGCTGCGGACCGCCGGGCACGAGGTCCGGGTGGCCGGGCAGCCGGCCGCGGTCGAGAGCATCACCCGGGCCGGTCTGACGGCCGTACCGGTGGGCGAGAACCACCGGATGGACGCCGTCATCCCCACCGTCGGTCCGGGGATGCTCATGCACCACCTGGACCGCGACTATCTGGAGAACCGGCCCGAGCGGCTGAGCCTCGACTTCCTGCGGGCGTCGAACGCCATGCTGACGGCGACCTTCTACGCCCAGATCAACAACGACTCGATGATCGACGCGCTCGTCGACTACGCCCGGTTCTGGCAGCCGGACCTGGTGCTCTGGGAGCCCTTCACCTTCGCCGGGGCCATCGCCGCCAAGGCGACCGGGGCCGCCCACGCCCGGCTGCTGGCCTTCCCCGACCTCTTCGCCAACACCCATCTGACGCTGCGCCGGCGCCAGGCGGACCTGCCCGCGGAGCTGCGCGACGACCCGCTGGAGGAGTGGCTGGCGTACACCCTGGACCGGCACGGGGCCGCCTTCGACCCCGACGTGGTCACGGGACAGTGGTCGGTCGACCAGATGCCCGCCGGGGTGCGGATGGAGCTGGGGCTGCCGACGGTGCCCACGCGCTACGTGCCGTACAACGGGCCGGGCCCGGCCGTCGTACCGGACTGGCTGCGCCGCCCGCCGGAGCGCCGCCGGGTCTGCCTCACCCTCGGGCTCACCATCCGGGACACGGAGTTCCCCAACGCGGTCGACGTGAACGACGTGTTCGCCTCGCTGGCCGACCTGGACGTGGAGGTGGTGGCGACCCTCGGGGAGAAGGAACTCGCCCAGGTGTCGCGGGTGCCGGACAACACGCGGGTCGTCGACCACGTCGCCCTGCTGGGGCTGCTGCCCACCTGCTCGGCGATCGTGCACCACGGTGGCGCGGGCACCTGGGCGACCGCCGCCGCCTACGGGGTGCCGCAGGTGGCGCTCGGCTGGATGTGGGACGCGATCTACCGGGCCCAGCGGGTCGAGGAGCTGGGCGCGGGGCTGCATCTGCACTCCGACGGCCTGACCGTCGACATCCTGCGCGACAAGCTCGTCCGGGTGCTCGACGACCCGGCGTTCACGGAAGGCGCGCGGCGGCTGCGGCTGGCCATGCTGTCGGCGCCGAGCCCCAACGAAGTGGTGCCGACGCTGGAGAAGCTGACCGCGCGTCACCGGGCGCCGGTCGCGGCACGCTGA
- a CDS encoding ketoacyl-ACP synthase III family protein gives MNGGELYIRATGTWLPPVERLADAVADGRCDAAVARSTRMESVTVSAGEPAPEMAARAARTALERAAAEPGDIDLVLHASFYYQGFDLWAPASYVQRTAVGNQCPALEVRQVSNGGMAALDLAWAYLAADPARIAALVSTGDRFCPPGFDRWRSDPGTVYGDGGTALVVSRHSGFARVRSVATVSAPDLEGMHRGDDPFGPAPFSHRDVVDLEAHKRDFLAGHGVAPTVARVAAAQESVVKQALADAGLGLADIDRFVLPHLGHRRLHVAYFAKFGIDPERTTWDWSRTIGHLGAGDPFAGLDHLVTTGALGPGDTCLLFGVGAGFSWSCAVVEILNTPPWRDR, from the coding sequence ATGAACGGCGGCGAGCTGTACATCCGGGCGACCGGGACCTGGCTGCCGCCCGTCGAACGCCTCGCGGACGCGGTCGCGGACGGGCGGTGCGACGCCGCCGTCGCCCGCTCCACCCGGATGGAGTCGGTGACGGTCTCCGCGGGGGAGCCGGCTCCCGAGATGGCGGCCCGGGCCGCCCGGACGGCGCTGGAGCGGGCCGCCGCCGAACCGGGCGACATCGACCTGGTGCTGCACGCCAGCTTCTACTACCAGGGCTTCGACCTGTGGGCCCCCGCCTCCTACGTCCAGCGGACCGCCGTCGGCAACCAGTGCCCCGCGCTGGAGGTCCGGCAGGTCTCCAACGGCGGTATGGCGGCCCTCGACCTGGCCTGGGCCTACCTCGCCGCCGACCCGGCGCGGATCGCGGCCCTGGTGTCCACCGGCGACCGGTTCTGCCCGCCCGGCTTCGACCGGTGGCGCAGCGACCCCGGAACCGTCTACGGCGACGGCGGCACCGCCCTCGTCGTCTCGCGGCACTCCGGTTTCGCCCGGGTCCGCAGTGTCGCGACCGTCTCCGCACCCGACCTGGAGGGCATGCATCGGGGCGACGACCCGTTCGGCCCGGCCCCGTTCAGCCACCGCGACGTCGTCGACCTGGAAGCGCACAAGCGGGACTTCCTGGCCGGTCACGGTGTGGCCCCGACCGTCGCCCGGGTCGCCGCCGCGCAGGAGTCCGTCGTCAAGCAGGCGCTCGCCGACGCCGGGCTCGGCCTCGCGGACATCGACCGGTTCGTGCTGCCGCACCTCGGCCACCGCAGGCTGCATGTCGCCTACTTCGCCAAGTTCGGCATCGACCCCGAGCGCACCACCTGGGACTGGAGCCGGACGATCGGGCACCTCGGCGCCGGAGACCCCTTCGCCGGACTCGACCACCTGGTCACCACCGGGGCGCTCGGGCCCGGTGACACGTGCCTGCTCTTTGGCGTCGGCGCCGGCTTCAGCTGGTCCTGCGCCGTGGTCGAGATCCTCAACACGCCTCCCTGGAGGGACCGATGA
- a CDS encoding cytochrome P450 family protein, with amino-acid sequence MLTDQTNSELGRHLLTIRGVQFIFGAQGDPFAMILRAGDDDPLDHGARAREQGLHESSVGAWVTASRELGARVLDDPRFSPRHVEEGPQSHPGVDVWDNPLLCHVVPLDDARLNLDPAAYATLAEVSAPLLSAEALAARAPQIEAAYRETLAAAGERFDLYRDFAVPAALRVVAELLGLPDETRERLPELHAGLATALDAGHCPQQLGTARSLLTAVSGLSAELTGLVEAGRATGLAGLSPEDAVAIGALAVVVGVEVTATAVCNAVEVLLAHPEEWQRIGQESAAAPAAVREALRLAPPLRFESRIAREQAEFDGKTIEEGRRVVVLVDAANRDPEAFADPDAFTPGRSDGDRSLTLLGGPAAPVTDALVRVQTEAAVRALTALRPALRTNAEVLRRMRSAALHGVLRFPVA; translated from the coding sequence ATGCTGACCGATCAGACCAACAGCGAGTTGGGCCGGCATCTGCTGACCATCCGAGGCGTGCAGTTCATCTTCGGCGCCCAGGGCGACCCCTTCGCCATGATCCTGCGCGCCGGTGACGACGACCCGCTCGACCACGGGGCACGCGCCCGTGAACAGGGCCTGCACGAGAGCAGCGTCGGCGCGTGGGTCACCGCGAGCCGCGAACTCGGCGCCCGTGTCCTCGACGACCCGCGGTTCTCCCCGCGCCATGTCGAGGAGGGGCCGCAGTCCCACCCGGGCGTCGACGTCTGGGACAACCCCCTGCTGTGCCATGTCGTCCCGCTGGACGACGCCCGCCTCAACCTCGACCCGGCCGCGTACGCCACGCTCGCCGAGGTCTCCGCGCCGCTGCTGTCGGCCGAGGCCCTCGCGGCACGGGCGCCGCAGATCGAGGCGGCCTACCGCGAGACGCTCGCCGCTGCGGGCGAACGCTTCGACCTGTACCGGGACTTCGCCGTCCCCGCCGCCCTGCGCGTGGTCGCCGAGCTGCTGGGCCTGCCCGACGAGACCCGCGAGCGCCTGCCCGAACTGCACGCGGGCCTCGCCACCGCCCTCGACGCCGGCCACTGCCCGCAGCAGCTGGGGACCGCCCGGTCGCTGCTCACCGCCGTATCGGGCCTGTCCGCCGAGCTGACCGGCCTGGTCGAGGCCGGCCGTGCCACCGGTCTCGCCGGGCTGTCGCCCGAGGACGCGGTCGCGATCGGCGCGCTGGCCGTCGTGGTGGGCGTCGAGGTCACCGCGACCGCCGTGTGCAACGCCGTCGAGGTGCTGCTGGCGCACCCGGAGGAGTGGCAGCGGATCGGGCAGGAATCGGCGGCGGCCCCGGCCGCGGTGCGGGAGGCCCTGCGGCTGGCTCCGCCGCTGCGGTTCGAGAGCCGTATCGCCCGCGAGCAGGCCGAGTTCGACGGCAAGACGATCGAGGAGGGCCGCCGTGTGGTGGTGCTCGTCGACGCGGCCAACCGGGACCCGGAGGCCTTCGCCGACCCGGACGCCTTCACGCCCGGCCGGAGCGACGGCGACCGGTCGCTCACCCTCCTCGGCGGCCCCGCCGCCCCGGTCACCGACGCGCTGGTCCGCGTCCAGACCGAGGCAGCGGTCCGCGCCCTGACCGCGCTCCGGCCCGCCCTGCGCACGAACGCCGAGGTACTGCGCCGTATGCGCTCGGCGGCGCTGCACGGCGTCCTGCGCTTCCCCGTCGCATGA
- a CDS encoding acyltransferase domain-containing protein, giving the protein MNGTDRPVALLLPGQGSQHLRMAAGLLDAEPVFAEAMDEALTALTDLGGHSTGLREDWLGTADTAVMDHVTRSQPLLFAVDYALGRLVLDRGVRPVALLGHSIGEVAAAVLSGVFTLRDAAALVHDRVGRLAHAPPGGMVAVAATQDEVAPFLTDGVVVGAVNALRQTVLAGLDEPLRGVTAALADAGFVLQRVPASTAFHSPSLAPAMRGAGERIAALPVGEPRIPVMSGYTARFLTPAETKDPSFWSRHPVAPVLFWPALDALLAEGDLVLVETGPGQGLSQLARRHPAVRSGRSSVVPLLPARPGTPAQDVAAVRAAAGALGV; this is encoded by the coding sequence ATGAACGGCACCGACCGCCCGGTCGCCCTGCTGCTGCCCGGCCAGGGCTCGCAGCATCTGCGCATGGCCGCCGGACTCCTGGACGCCGAGCCCGTCTTCGCCGAGGCGATGGACGAGGCCCTGACCGCCCTGACCGACCTCGGCGGCCACAGCACCGGTCTGCGCGAGGACTGGCTGGGGACGGCCGACACCGCGGTGATGGACCACGTCACCCGCTCCCAGCCGCTGCTGTTCGCGGTCGACTACGCCCTCGGGCGGCTCGTCCTCGACCGGGGCGTACGGCCCGTCGCCCTGCTCGGGCACAGCATCGGCGAGGTCGCGGCCGCGGTCCTCTCCGGCGTCTTCACGCTGCGGGACGCCGCCGCCCTGGTCCACGACCGCGTCGGACGGCTGGCACACGCGCCGCCCGGCGGGATGGTCGCCGTCGCGGCAACGCAGGACGAGGTGGCGCCCTTCCTCACCGACGGCGTGGTCGTCGGCGCCGTCAACGCCCTGCGCCAGACGGTCCTGGCCGGCCTCGACGAACCGCTGCGCGGCGTCACGGCGGCACTCGCCGACGCCGGGTTCGTGCTCCAGCGCGTACCGGCCTCCACGGCGTTCCACAGCCCGTCCCTGGCCCCGGCCATGCGCGGAGCCGGCGAGCGGATCGCCGCGCTTCCCGTCGGCGAGCCCCGTATCCCGGTCATGTCCGGGTACACGGCCCGGTTCCTGACCCCCGCGGAGACCAAGGACCCGTCCTTCTGGTCCCGTCACCCCGTCGCGCCGGTGCTCTTCTGGCCCGCCCTCGACGCGCTCCTCGCCGAAGGGGATCTGGTGCTCGTCGAGACCGGCCCGGGCCAGGGACTGTCCCAACTGGCCCGCCGCCACCCGGCCGTGCGGTCCGGCCGCTCGTCCGTCGTCCCCCTGCTCCCGGCCCGGCCCGGCACACCCGCCCAGGACGTGGCGGCCGTACGCGCCGCCGCCGGGGCGCTCGGCGTGTAG
- a CDS encoding ATP-binding cassette domain-containing protein: MGGADLAIQTEALKKKYGEKEALAGLDLEVPRGVVYGLLGPNGAGKTTAVRILSTLLKYDEGIARVAGYDVATQSAQVRYSIGLLGQHAAVDEDLSGRQNLVMFGRLYHIGKRTAQSRADELLERFGLTEAAGKPAKQYSGGMRRRLDLAASLILAPSVLFLDEPTTGLDPRGRNDVWESVRSLVSEGRTVMLTTQYLEEADQLADKIALIDNGRVVESGTPDQLKNKIGGDRIDVVLRRSHDLERAGRMIGALLRAEPETDADNRRVSVVVANRVAALTAVTRELDDAGIEAEDIALRRPTLDEVFLNLTGNRSATSAEQSLKEVAQS, translated from the coding sequence ATGGGCGGCGCCGATTTGGCGATCCAGACCGAAGCTCTGAAGAAGAAATACGGCGAGAAGGAGGCCCTCGCGGGACTCGACCTGGAGGTACCCCGAGGCGTCGTCTACGGCCTCCTCGGCCCGAACGGCGCCGGAAAGACCACCGCGGTCCGCATCCTCTCCACCCTGCTGAAGTACGACGAGGGCATCGCCCGCGTCGCCGGCTACGACGTCGCCACCCAGTCGGCGCAGGTCCGCTACAGCATCGGCCTCCTCGGGCAGCACGCCGCGGTGGACGAGGATCTGAGCGGCCGTCAGAACCTCGTGATGTTCGGGCGCTTGTACCACATCGGCAAGCGCACCGCGCAGAGCCGAGCAGACGAACTGCTGGAGCGCTTCGGCCTGACCGAGGCCGCCGGAAAGCCGGCCAAGCAGTACTCCGGCGGTATGCGGCGGCGGCTCGACCTCGCCGCCAGTCTCATCCTGGCCCCGTCCGTGCTGTTCCTCGACGAGCCCACCACCGGGCTCGACCCGCGGGGCCGCAACGACGTCTGGGAGTCCGTCCGGAGCCTGGTCTCCGAGGGCCGCACGGTCATGCTGACCACCCAGTACCTCGAAGAGGCCGACCAGCTCGCCGACAAGATCGCCCTGATCGACAACGGCAGGGTCGTCGAGTCCGGCACCCCGGACCAGCTCAAGAACAAGATCGGCGGAGACCGGATCGACGTCGTGCTCCGCCGCTCCCACGACCTGGAGCGGGCCGGCCGCATGATCGGCGCGCTGCTGCGGGCCGAGCCGGAGACGGACGCCGACAACCGGCGCGTCAGCGTCGTCGTCGCCAACCGGGTCGCCGCCCTCACCGCGGTCACCCGCGAACTCGACGACGCCGGTATCGAGGCCGAGGACATCGCCCTGCGCAGGCCCACACTCGACGAGGTGTTCCTGAACCTGACCGGCAACAGGTCGGCCACGTCCGCCGAGCAGAGCCTCAAGGAGGTCGCCCAGTCATGA
- a CDS encoding glutathione peroxidase, translating into MTVFDIAIAELNGKPDLLAQHRGRALLIVNVASQCALAGQYAGLDALARRHHEDGLSVIGVPCNQFGEQEPGTPEEIAGFCSLQGISFPLTEKTDVNGADRHPLYAALTPCADAEGHTGDVRWNFEKFLVSPTGEPVARFGPTVDPGDPELLRAVRAQTRTQ; encoded by the coding sequence ATGACCGTCTTCGACATCGCCATCGCGGAACTCAACGGCAAGCCCGACCTGTTGGCCCAGCACCGGGGCCGGGCCCTGCTCATCGTCAACGTGGCGTCGCAGTGCGCCCTGGCCGGCCAGTACGCCGGACTCGACGCGCTCGCCCGCCGTCACCACGAGGACGGGCTCAGCGTCATCGGCGTGCCCTGCAACCAGTTCGGCGAGCAGGAACCCGGCACCCCCGAGGAGATCGCCGGCTTCTGCTCCCTGCAGGGGATCTCCTTCCCGCTCACCGAGAAGACCGACGTCAACGGAGCCGACCGCCACCCCCTCTACGCCGCCCTGACCCCCTGCGCCGACGCGGAGGGCCACACCGGCGACGTGCGCTGGAACTTCGAGAAGTTCCTCGTCTCGCCCACCGGCGAACCCGTGGCCCGGTTCGGCCCCACGGTCGACCCGGGGGACCCCGAACTCCTGCGCGCCGTCCGCGCGCAGACGCGAACGCAGTGA